The following are encoded together in the Salinibacterium sp. UTAS2018 genome:
- the sdhC gene encoding succinate dehydrogenase, cytochrome b556 subunit translates to MRSPKRPAGTLYRGKEGMWSWVLHRITGVGIYFFLLVHILDTALIRVSPEAYNIVIESYKTPLMGLAEIGLVAAIGFHAVNGLRIILIDFWAFGAKHQRTLFWVVVGIWLVLLAGFIPRQLMHVFGG, encoded by the coding sequence GTACCGGGGTAAAGAGGGCATGTGGTCGTGGGTGCTGCACCGTATTACGGGTGTGGGCATTTACTTCTTCCTCCTCGTGCACATCTTGGATACTGCACTCATCCGCGTGAGCCCTGAGGCTTACAACATCGTCATCGAGTCCTACAAGACGCCGCTCATGGGTCTTGCAGAGATCGGCCTTGTGGCAGCGATCGGCTTCCACGCGGTCAACGGCCTGCGCATCATCCTGATTGACTTCTGGGCTTTCGGCGCCAAGCATCAGCGCACCCTGTTCTGGGTTGTAGTTGGAATCTGGCTTGTGCTGCTCGCCGGATTCATTCCCCGCCAGCTAATGCACGTCTTCGGAGGTTGA
- a CDS encoding succinate dehydrogenase hydrophobic membrane anchor subunit: MSLIEAPRTPTRGRRTGGINWEKWGWIYMRASGVVLVVLIFGHLLVNMFLGEGVKAIDFAFVGGKLSDPFWRVWDGLMLWLALIHGGNGMRTLVNDYASNPKVRKILLIGIAASTIILITLGTLVITTFDPCPAGADPALLASICEGR; encoded by the coding sequence ATGAGTCTCATCGAAGCCCCCCGCACTCCAACCCGTGGCCGTCGTACCGGCGGAATCAACTGGGAAAAATGGGGATGGATCTACATGCGCGCTTCTGGCGTCGTTCTCGTAGTCCTCATCTTCGGCCACCTTCTTGTCAACATGTTCTTGGGCGAAGGAGTCAAGGCCATCGACTTCGCATTTGTCGGCGGCAAGCTCTCTGACCCGTTCTGGCGAGTCTGGGACGGCCTCATGTTGTGGCTTGCTCTCATTCACGGCGGCAACGGAATGCGCACGCTGGTCAACGATTATGCAAGCAACCCCAAGGTTCGCAAGATTCTGCTCATTGGAATCGCCGCATCCACCATCATCCTGATCACGCTGGGAACCCTCGTGATCACCACCTTCGACCCCTGCCCAGCCGGTGCTGACCCAGCCCTGCTTGCCAGCATCTGTGAGGGACGCTAA